The following nucleotide sequence is from Bradyrhizobium roseum.
CGCGATAGTGCGCGGCAGGGTCGATCGGCTGGCCGTTCAGCGACATCCGCTCGGCGATGACGCGTTCGCCGTCGGGCTTCGATCCGTCCCACACATAACTGAAGCCCTTCGACACCTGCAGGATCCTTGGCCGCTTCGGATCGAGCCATTGCTGCTCCAGCATGTCCTTGATCTGTTTTCCGCTCAGCGTGATCGTCACCAGCTGGTTGCGGAACGGCTGGCTGGCGAACAGGTCGCCATAGGTCACCGCGCCGTCCTCCCGGCGAGTGACGTCGGCGCGCACGCCGCCCGGATTGGTGAAGGCGATCACCGCGCCGCCTTTGGCCTCGGCGCTGGTCGCTGCGAGCTGCGCGTCGGCGATGATATCGCCGAGCGAGCTTTCGCCCGCAAGGTTCGGCATGCGCGATAGTGTCGCCGTGATTGCGCCCGCCGGGCGGTTGGCGATCGGCGCGGCGAGCCGGTCGTAGGACTCGATCAGCGCGGTCTGCGCGGCGTCCTTCGCCAACGTTGCGGTACGAACGATGTTGTTGTCCGCCTTGGCGCTGACGATGTCGCGCGTGACGGGATCGAGCTTGAGATCGATCGCGGTGACGAGCGTGCCGTATTTGTCGCCCGAGGTCACGAGACGACCGTCGATCTCGCAGACATAGGCGCGATGGGTGTGGCCGGTCACCACGACGTCCACGGCGCGATCGAAATTTTTCACGATATCGACGATCGGCCCCGAAATGCCGGGGCAGTCATTGTAGTCCCCGGGCGAGAAGCCGCCCTCATGGATCAGAACGACGATGGCCTCGACGCCGCGGGCTTTCAGTTCCGGGATCAAGGCATTCACCGTGTCGGCTTCGTCGCGGAATTCGAGGCCGGCGATTCCGACCGGCGAGACGAGGTTCGGTGTGCCCTTCAAGGTCAGGCCGATGAAGCCGACCGGGATGCCGTCGAACTCACGGATCTCGTAAGGCGGAAACACGGTCTTGCCGCTGCCTTTCTCGAACGTGGAGGCAGCCAGATAGCGGAATTTTGCGCCGATGAAGGGGTGAGGGCCCTGACAATGATCAACCGGATGGCAGCCGCCGTTCTGCATGCGCAGGAGCTCATCCTTGCCCTCGTCGAATTCGTGGTTGCCGACGGCCGAGATGTTCAGGCCCATCATCGACAGCGCCTCGATCGTCGGCTCGTCATGGAACATCGCCGAGAGAAACGGGCTGGCGCCGATCAGGTCGCCGGCCGCGACGAAGATCGTATTCTTGTGTCCCTCGCGAAGCTGGCCGACCAGCGTCGCCATGTGCTCGGCGCCGCCGGCAGGGACGGTGATCTTTTTGGCTTTGTCTTCGGGATCGGTGATCGCGATCCCGCCCGGCGGCGGGCGCAGGTAACCGTGGAAATCGTTGATCGCGAGCATGCGCAGGTCGACGGGTGAGGGCGTCTGCGCGCGCGATGACGCGGCGAACGCCAGCACGATCGCCAGCGCTACAAAAACAGAACGAAAGGGGATGCTCATGGTTTTGATTTCGCAGCCAGGTGTTTCAACGTCATTGCGAGGAGCGCAGCGACGACGCAATCCATTTCTTGATGCGGCGCGATGGATTGCTTTACTGCGCTCGCAATGACGGCGGTTAGTATCGTACTATCGTAGCCCGCATGAGCGCAGCGACATGCGGGACCGGCGGAGTTGAAAACCCCGGATGTCGCTGCGCTCATCCGGGCTACTTAACGGCAAGTCGTTGATATTTGATGCCTGCCATCACAGGTAATCCACTGTTTGTCCCTGTTCGGCATATCCATAGATGCGGAATCCATCGTCGGTTTCCTCTCCGGGTAGATGAATTCTCTTTATCGCGATCCTGATGCGTTCTCGATGCTCAAGATCGTCAGCGAAGATGTCGACCTGAATGATGTCCTCATATCCGCCGTTTCGAAAATGATAATACCATTCGCGATCAGGAGCCGAGCGATAACCATTTTGGCAAAGTGTACTCCAGCGCGGCGCGGGGTCGGTATTGTACATCGCGAGCCGCAGTTCGTTCCACTTCGTGTCGTTCATTACCGGGTGATGCACGGCACTCACTCGTTCCAGGTATGGTAGCCCGCATGAGCGCAGCGATGCGGGACTGGCGGGAGTTGAAAACCCGGGTCGCTGCGCTGATCCGGGCTACGCTTGCTCTCATGACGGTGACATAGCAGCTTGACGGTTTCGCGTCATTGCCTGCGACAAACGCGAAGCGGTTTGTGCAAGAGAGCGGCGGCTTCGTAGGGTAGGCAAAGCCACCGGGTCGCGCTAATGCGCGCCCGATGACACGCTCCGCGTGCCCACCAACAGGCGGCAACGGGGCCGCTGGCCAATCATCCGGCCACATCCTACATGATCAGGCAAGAGACGAAACTGTCGCGCCCACCGGGGCGACCACGAGGATAACGCAATGCAGCTAGGCGGAATTCATCATCTGACCGCGGTCTCGGCAAGACCGCGGGACAATCTGGCTTTCTATACCGGCCTGCTCGGCATGCGGCTGGTCAAGAAGACCGTGAACCAGGACGACGTCAGCGCCTATCATCTGTTCTATGCCGACGGCAAAGCCAATCCCGGCACCGATCTCACCTTCTTCGATTTCCCGGCGGCGCCGGAGCAGCGCGGCACCAATTCGATCTCGCGCACGGGCCTGCGCGTCGCGGGCGAGAAGTCGCTGGGCTACTGGCGGGATCGCCTGAAAAAGGCCGGCATCGCGGCCCGCGATGTCGTCGAGGTCGATGGCCGCCTCACGCTGCCGTTCGAGGACGGCGAGGGGCAGCGGCTGGTGCTGGTCGACGATGGGGCTGTGGGCACGGCCTCGCCATGGGAGCGCAGCCCCGTTCCGGTGGAGCACCAGATCCGCGGGCTCGGCCCGATCGTGCTGACCGTGCACGATCTGTCGCGCACCGCCGCCGTGCTGACCGAGGTGATGAACATGCGCCGCGTGCGCGACTATGCCGCCCATGGCGCGCAGATTCATGTATTCGCAATGGGTGAGGCGGGGGCGGAAAGCCATCCCGCGGCCGAACTGCACGTGCTCGAAGACAAGGAGTCGCCCGTCGCGCGGCAGGGCGCCGGCGGCGTCCATCACGTCGCATTTCGCACACCCGATGAAGCGCAGTATCACGCCTGGACGCAGCGCCTGAACGAGTTGCGCGTGCCGAACAGCGGCGAGGTCGACCGCTTCTATTTCCGCAGCCTGTATTTCCGCGAACCCAACGGCATTCTGTTCGAGATCGCCACCGACGGCCCCGGCTTCGCGACCGACGAACCGATGGAAACGCTGGGCGAAAAACTGGCGCTGCCGCCGTTCCTCGAGCCGCGCCGGGCGGCGATCGAGGCAGGGCTCAAGCCGATTGGGTAGGTTTAGATGACCGCAGCCGTTGCCCTCCCGGAACCTGACGCCGTGAACTTCGTAACGGACGGCGCGGTGCGTGTCCACGCAGCGCTCGACGCGTCGGATTTGCGCAGGCTCGAGGATGCAGTCGCGAATCTGCCGCCGGATCAAGCCGGCATCAGGCTGCACGGGATTCCTGCGCTTCAGCCGTTTCTTGCCGCATCAGGAGCGATCTCGAAGGTGGCGGCCTCGGCCCTTGGCGAAGCCGCCCGACCGGTCAGGGCCATCCTCTTCGACAAGACTGCTTCCACAAACTGGGGACTTCCCTGGCATCAGGATCGAACGATCGTGGTCACCCGGCGGGTAGAGGTCGAGGGTTTCGGCCCGTGGACCGTCAAAAGCGGCCTGCTTCACGTGGCGCCGCCGTTTGATCTGCTGGCCCGCATGGTGACGCTTCGCGTTCATTTAGATGCGGTGCCGGAGACCAACGCGCCGCTCCTGATCGCACCGGGATCGCATCGGCTTGGACAAATTCCGGAAGGCGAGGTGAAATCGGTTGTTCAACGATGCGGGACCGCTACTTGCCTTGCTGATGCCGGAGACATCTGGCTTTACTCGACGCCGATTCTTCACTGCTCCGAGGCCGCCCGCGATGCGTCTCACCGGCGCGTTCTGCAAGTCGACTTCGCCGCCTGCGATCTGCCGGGCGGGCTGACGTGGCTCGGCGTGTGAAGCCGTAGATTCGCAGGACGGGTAGGGCGCAGCGAAACCCGTCAGCCCTTGCACGGGGGAAGAAGGTGCCGTTCGCGCTCCACCCCTCAAACCGATCGGCAACCGCCTGCAATCGATCGCGATCCTGTTCGGGACTACGACGCGGAAGCGATTCGCCCCGGCGCTGCCCGGCCGAACTGGCGAAGGTGCCCGGCGGGACGGGGAGCGAGCGGCCGGCCGTGCCTGCTGCTCCCCTTGTTCAGTTCGCGCAGATCCATCGGTTCAACGCGGATGTTGAAGAGCTCGTCGCGTGAGCGAGGCCGAGCGGCACCGAGCGCAATCCGGGTCGCGTGCAGGGCCCAACCGATGGCGCGGCGGTTCTCGTCGCTGTCGATCCCCGCTATCGCGCACGTTCGCGAAAGTGCGATCAGCGCATGGCCCGCCTGGGCGACGTTGAAGCCGAGAAGCCTCATCAGGATACGGACGGACGGCTCGCTTTCGCCGATCGCAAGCAGGCGTGTGCCGAGATTATAGAACGCAGCCAGCGCCCCGCGAAGGTTGCGCACGGCCTGCTCATGCTCGTGGATAGCCTGCGAAGTGGTCGCCAGTTCCCTTGGCCTGGGTAGCGCGAACTTCCGGAAGAGCATCGTCCGCTCGAGCGCCATGCGCCGAAGACGCAGCGCGCTTCGTATCGGTTGGCCGATTTGGTCGACGAAAAAGTGGCCCAGGAAGACGCTGGCAAACGCCGCCAATGGGTAGACATACCAATGCATGCCGCGCCCTGATCCAATCCGGGGTTTCAGCTTCAGATTTGCAATGTGGCTTGCCGGCCCAATCAACCCTAACAGTTCGTTAGCCTCAAGTGGAATCGCAGTTTCGCCGTCTGTGGGCCGCAAATGTAGTTAACGGCGGTAACTGACCGATGCGGGTTTCTTCGTGCCTGGAGCGCAATCGTGGTTACGGCGATGGGCGCCTCGACCGCTCCGATCTACAAATGCTTGCCCGCGTTGACCGCGAACTGCGCTTCGAACGCCCGCCTGTAGGCGGGACGCGCTTCGCCGCGAGCGAGATAGGCGGCAAGGTTCGGATACTTCTCCAGCAGGCCCGACGATCGTATCCGCAGCAGCACCGACGCCATCATCAAGTCGCCCGCGCTGAACGCGCCATCGAGCCAGTCGGCGTTGCCGAGGTGAGCGGAAAGCTGGCCGAGCCGCACCGCGATGCGATCCTCGATCAGCGACAGCAGTTCCGCACGCCAGGGTTTGCCGCCTTCCAGAAAGATGGCGGCTTCCCGCTCCAACTCCGGCGGCTCCACCGTGTTGAGTGCGGCAAACATCCATGCGATCGCGCGCGCCCGGGCATTGTCGTCGGCCGGCAGCAGCCCCGCATGGTGGGTGGCGATGTGGAGCACGATCGCGCCGGTCTCGAACAGCACGAGATCGCCTTCCTGATAGGTCGGGATCTGTCCGAACGGATGCAGCGCCAGATGCGCGGCTTGCTTCATCGCGTCGAACGATACGAGCCGGACCTGGTAGGCAAGACCTGCTTCCTCGAGCGCCCAGCGCACGCGCGTATCCCGCGCCAATCCCTTGCCGCCGTCGGGCGATTTTTCAAAGGCGGTGATGGTGATGGTCATCGTGCCTCTCCTCTCTCACCGAGATCATCGGCTGAGAGACGGGCAGGCTGCAAGGCGCCTCGCAACGAGATTTTTTATACTGGCCTGGGAACTTCGACCGGAACTGCACGACGCTACAACCGCGTGATCTTCACGCCGGCAACGGTCAAATGAAAGAGATCGACTCCGGCGGGCGGCGCCTTACGCTTCGCTTTTGGGCGTGTATTTTCCGAGCACGCATTTGTAGCGCTGCAGGCGCCATTCGCGATACGGGCCCTTGGCGAGCCAGTCGGCGATTCCGATCTGCGCGTTGACGGCGCAGGCGCTCATGGTGATGCCGGACTGGTCGCTGGTGGTGACGACCTTTTCGAGACAAAGCTGGCTGTTGCAGAGAACAGCGACGAGTGTGACGAGCATGGCGACCTTCGTTGATAAGGAAATCCAATTCGTTCAGCCAATGCAGGGTTTATGCCAACATCGGTAACCGCCGTTTTTTTGGACGCCCCTTACGCAAACTGCCTTGCGCGCATGCAATCGCTTCCATCTCCGTGCATTTGCGTCTGGCGATGCCAGTGAGTGCACACTGCTTTGAGAGTAGGGGTGGGAACGGATGATTCGCAAAGCGTAGTACTACGGGAGCGTGCTGGAATGGCTACCACTGTCTTAACACTGTCACAGGGCCTGTAAGCCAAATCGCGCACCTCGATAGACCGCAAGCAATCCATCGCAGCTTTCAACCGGCTGGTTGATGGGGCTGATCCGCCTTCGCTCGGGGCGTGGCGCAGCGCCCCACCCATATTTCGAGCGGTTCCCGCTCATCCCGGAACGCATTCCGGGCTCAATCGTGGCATCGCGATGCGCGGGTTGCGCCTTTCGCGTTCATGACGGTTCCCTTCCTCGTGCAGGATGAGGCATTCGTGCAACAACGTCGTTCGATCTTTCGCAAGGCGCATCGTTGGGCAACGAGAAGCAAGCGCATGGCGGTATAATCGCATCGACGAATCCGAAGAGGAGTTTTCGATGTCTAAGTTTGCGATTGGCGAGCAGGTCGAAAATGTTGCCAACGGCCGCGAGTCGGGCACGATTGTTGCCGTGTTTCCGACCGTAGACGGAAGCTTTCGATATGCTGTCGACACTGAAGGCTACGGCGCGCTGCAGTTCTTCGCAGAAGAGAAGTTGGCTCCCGCTTTGACGAGCGAGGGGGTCACATGAATGGCCGAGCAACCAAGCAGGCGACATCCGCCGCCGCGCTGCCGGAGGACAGCAGCGATGCCGTGCGCATCAGGCATCAGCTAGACGCCTGGGCGAATGCCGCACATCGCACGCCTAGGCTGGTGACGATGGGGGGCGATGAGCCTGACGCCGGACCACCCGGCAAGACGCCGCCGGCTGCGAAGAAGCGCACCCGGTCTGCCGCGGCGGCGGCACGCCCCAAGGCACCCCGGGCGACCAAGGCCGCAGAGGCCAAGATCGCTGACGCCAAGATCGCCGACGTCATGACTACGGACGTCACGGCAACGGATGTCGCCGTACCGGAGGCTGACAAGGCAAATCTCGAGCCGCAACCGCCGATCGCGCCGCTGGAGCCAGAAGCGGCTATTGCAGCGCCGGCAATGCCGGAGCCAGTCACCGCCGTGCCGGACCGCGCCCTCGCCAGCCGCGCCTTTGCGCTCGTGGCCGCCCTCGCGCTGGCGGCGGTAGCTGCCTATTTTTCGGTCGCGGGCATGGCCGAGATATTTCCCGGCGATCCCGTCGCGGTGATGGTGCTTGCCGGCACCATGGAGGCCGGCAAGCTCGTGATCGCGGGATGGCTGGCCGCGCATTGGCGGCGGACCAACTGGAAAATGCGTACGGTCCTGGTGACGCTGGTCGCCGGCCTCGCGCTGATCAACGCCGCCGGCGTGTTCGGCAAGCTGGTCGAGGCACATGTCAGCGTGGCGGCGACGTCGCGTTCCGGCGTCACCGAGCGCATCGAGGCGCTCGACGCGCGCGTCAAGGCGCAATCGGCCGTGGTTGCCGACCTCGACAGCCGCATTGCGCAGATCGATCGGGCGGTGGACGAATCGACGCGGCTCGGCCGGGTAACACGGGCGATCAACATCGCCACGCAACAGCGCGTGACGCGCGATGGGCTGGATTCACAGCGGCAGGCCGCTACGGCGACGCTAGTCGGCCTGCAGGCACAGCGCGCGGCGCTGACCGGCGAGCGTTCGCGTATCGAAGCGTCCGCGGGGCCGATCCAATACCTGGCCATGATGGCCGGCGTGTCGTCCGAGGTCGCAGTTCGCTGGCTGATCTTGCTGATGGTGCTCTGCTGCGATCCGGCGGCGATCGCCCTGACGGTCGCAGCGGCTGGCGTGCGGGCTCGCGACTCCAGATGAGCGCTTGCTGATGGCTGCGTTAACGACGGATCAATCGTCGGACCGCACGCCATCAGCAACGACTTTGCTGAATCCGTCATTCGGTGTATAAACGTTTCCCATGAGTTGGGATGCGAAAGACGTAGCACTGCTCAAAGAGCTCTGGGCCGCCGGACATAGCGCCGGTGAGATCGCAGGCAGGCTTGGCTACAGCCGCAATGCCGTGAGCGCCAAGCTGAAGCGGATGGGCCACAAGCGTGGTCACAAGCCGCCAACCGCCAACCCCAGGATCGTAGCCGTGCGAACGAGGAAGCAGGCGTTGGCTGCAGCCTGCGCCCGGCCGGTGGATCGGGTGGTGTCGAGGTCGAAGAAGCCGAACAAAGCCGCGGCGAAGTCGGCACCGGCACCGGCCAGAGAACTCACCAAGCGCGAGCTTTACGCCATGCTGGCTAATGCGGTCAGGAACACCGCTTGAGGTGTCTCGCGGGCCGGCGCCGATGAAACATTGATCTGCTGCTGACGGGAGCGGAGACGGCGCGAATTTTCAGGCCTTCAGAGAGGCGCGCCGTTACCGGCTACATCGTCCGGCCTTTCGACAGTTTTGCGGTCTTGGACAGTTTTGCGGTCTTGGCCGGCTTCGCCTTTGCCTTGCTGCGGTCGTCCCGCGTGGCGACCCGGACGACCTTCTTCTTGGTCGCGGCTTCCGCCTCCTGCGTCTTCGCGCTGCCGCGGCGGGAGACGTATTCCTGGCCGTCGATCGGCCCTACATGCGGCGGATCACGATGGAGATAGGGGCGGCCGATGCCAAAATCCTTGCCGCGCTCGTCGACCCACTTCCAGAGCTTGTCGGTCGAAACCCATCGCTGGGCACGGCTGTTGCCCTTCACGCTGACGATGTCAGCCGCAAGCCCCTTGCCATAGCCGCCACGCAGGCTGCCGCCATGGTAGGAGCGATTACCCGCGGCCTTCAGGCCGGTGGCGATCCCTTGGCGATAGTCGTCACGGAACGCGCTGGTGATGCCCGGCTGCAGTCCGGCCTGTTCGGCGGCGTAGAGCATATAGAAGAGCTTCA
It contains:
- a CDS encoding glutathione S-transferase family protein: MTITITAFEKSPDGGKGLARDTRVRWALEEAGLAYQVRLVSFDAMKQAAHLALHPFGQIPTYQEGDLVLFETGAIVLHIATHHAGLLPADDNARARAIAWMFAALNTVEPPELEREAAIFLEGGKPWRAELLSLIEDRIAVRLGQLSAHLGNADWLDGAFSAGDLMMASVLLRIRSSGLLEKYPNLAAYLARGEARPAYRRAFEAQFAVNAGKHL
- a CDS encoding ring-cleaving dioxygenase, with the protein product MQLGGIHHLTAVSARPRDNLAFYTGLLGMRLVKKTVNQDDVSAYHLFYADGKANPGTDLTFFDFPAAPEQRGTNSISRTGLRVAGEKSLGYWRDRLKKAGIAARDVVEVDGRLTLPFEDGEGQRLVLVDDGAVGTASPWERSPVPVEHQIRGLGPIVLTVHDLSRTAAVLTEVMNMRRVRDYAAHGAQIHVFAMGEAGAESHPAAELHVLEDKESPVARQGAGGVHHVAFRTPDEAQYHAWTQRLNELRVPNSGEVDRFYFRSLYFREPNGILFEIATDGPGFATDEPMETLGEKLALPPFLEPRRAAIEAGLKPIG
- a CDS encoding phytanoyl-CoA dioxygenase family protein is translated as MTAAVALPEPDAVNFVTDGAVRVHAALDASDLRRLEDAVANLPPDQAGIRLHGIPALQPFLAASGAISKVAASALGEAARPVRAILFDKTASTNWGLPWHQDRTIVVTRRVEVEGFGPWTVKSGLLHVAPPFDLLARMVTLRVHLDAVPETNAPLLIAPGSHRLGQIPEGEVKSVVQRCGTATCLADAGDIWLYSTPILHCSEAARDASHRRVLQVDFAACDLPGGLTWLGV
- a CDS encoding bifunctional metallophosphatase/5'-nucleotidase, with amino-acid sequence MSIPFRSVFVALAIVLAFAASSRAQTPSPVDLRMLAINDFHGYLRPPPGGIAITDPEDKAKKITVPAGGAEHMATLVGQLREGHKNTIFVAAGDLIGASPFLSAMFHDEPTIEALSMMGLNISAVGNHEFDEGKDELLRMQNGGCHPVDHCQGPHPFIGAKFRYLAASTFEKGSGKTVFPPYEIREFDGIPVGFIGLTLKGTPNLVSPVGIAGLEFRDEADTVNALIPELKARGVEAIVVLIHEGGFSPGDYNDCPGISGPIVDIVKNFDRAVDVVVTGHTHRAYVCEIDGRLVTSGDKYGTLVTAIDLKLDPVTRDIVSAKADNNIVRTATLAKDAAQTALIESYDRLAAPIANRPAGAITATLSRMPNLAGESSLGDIIADAQLAATSAEAKGGAVIAFTNPGGVRADVTRREDGAVTYGDLFASQPFRNQLVTITLSGKQIKDMLEQQWLDPKRPRILQVSKGFSYVWDGSKPDGERVIAERMSLNGQPIDPAAHYRVTINNFLFVGGDGFTVLTQGTAPRIGVYDVDALHVYFGANSPVSPGAAERIIRVN
- a CDS encoding DUF6678 family protein, coding for MNDTKWNELRLAMYNTDPAPRWSTLCQNGYRSAPDREWYYHFRNGGYEDIIQVDIFADDLEHRERIRIAIKRIHLPGEETDDGFRIYGYAEQGQTVDYL
- a CDS encoding GcrA family cell cycle regulator, with amino-acid sequence MSWDAKDVALLKELWAAGHSAGEIAGRLGYSRNAVSAKLKRMGHKRGHKPPTANPRIVAVRTRKQALAAACARPVDRVVSRSKKPNKAAAKSAPAPARELTKRELYAMLANAVRNTA